A window from Xiphophorus maculatus strain JP 163 A chromosome 17, X_maculatus-5.0-male, whole genome shotgun sequence encodes these proteins:
- the klhl42 gene encoding kelch-like protein 42, whose protein sequence is MTGHGAAPPVNCKLILEADKQQGVNMSADQVIAIVVDDRTYEVNKKKLIEKSDYFRALYNSGMRESTEDSVQLQGLSVPGLELVLEFINTSKVQVVNETLEDLIETASFLQVTSILKLLSSEIRQENCVELYSLSEVYGIHDLRTACLKYMSCHYHPMLRRPEFSSLPTAVRDQLREMRMKGTATLVVIGDFTCLSLDVPDQDEPWSMLRYGEVEQRWKPLANNLPPDMINVRGYGSAVLDNYLFIAGGYRMTSQEISAVHCYNPCRNEWNQVAPLNQKRSNFKLLAVQGKLYAVGGQCLGTVECYGPEQDWWTCVSSMPDSLAEFSACECQGMIYVMGGYTARDRNTNVLRYCPTSDSWSVFQTCPVHIRKQQMLSVEDTIYLVGGYTHQLEAGRRQRRPSQTEDVLSVQSYNVSTGEWIQLKENASKSGLNLTCTLHNDGVYIMSRDIGLPTCLDHRVFLKYNIFSDAWEAFRRFPALGQNMLLCSLYLPNTL, encoded by the exons ATGACCGGACACGGAGCTGCCCCGCCGGTGAACTGTAAACTCATCCTGGAGGCTGACAAACAGCAGGGGGTAAACATGTCAGCGGACCAGGTCATAGCCATCGTGGTGGACGATAGGACCTACGAGGTGAATAAAAAGAAGCTGATCGAGAAAAGCGACTACTTCCGAGCGCTCTACAACTCCGGGATGAGGGAGTCCACAGAGGACTCGGTCCAGCTGCAAGGGCTCAGCGTCCCGGGCCTGGAGCTGGTCCTGGAGTTCATCAACACCTCCAAAGTTCAGGTGGTCAACGAGACCCTGGAGGATCTGATCGAGACTGCCTCCTTCCTGCAGGTTACCTCCATCCTGAAGCTGCTGAGCTCAGAGATCCGGCAGGAAAACTGTGTGGAGCTGTACAGCCTGTCTGAAGTGTACGGAATCCACGATCTGAGGACCGCCTGCCTCAAGTACATGAGCTGCCACTACCACCCCATGCTGCGGCGGCCGGAGTTCAGCAGCCTGCCCACGGCTGTGAGGGACCAGCTCCGGGAGATGCGCATGAAGGGCACCGCCACGCTGGTGGTCATCGGAGACTTCACCTGTCTGTCCTTGGATGTGCCGGATCAGGACGAGCCCTGGTCCATGCTCAGGTACGGGGAGGTGGAGCAGCGCTGGAAGCCGCTGGCCAACAACCTGCCGCCAGACATGATCAACGTCAGAGGCTACGGCTCCGCAGTCCTGGATAACTACCTGTTCATAGCGGGCGGCTACCGGATGACGAGCCAGGAGATTTCTGCGGTGCATTGCTACAACCCCTGCAGGAACGAGTGGAACCAGGTGGCTCCTCTCAACCAAAAgag GTCCAACTTCAAGCTGCTGGCTGTCCAGGGGAAGCTGTACGCTGTGGGAGGTCAGTGTCTGGGTACAGTGGAGTGTTACGGCCCAGAGCAGGACTGGTGGACCTGTGTGTCCTCCATGCCCGATTCTCTGGCTGAGTTCTCAGCCTGCGAGTGTCAGGGAATGATCTACGTCATGGGTGGATACACCGCAAGAG ACAGAAACACCAATGTGCTTCGCTACTGCCCCACCTCCGACTCCTGGTCGGTGTTCCAGACGTGTCCGGTTCACATCCGGAAGCAGCAGATGCTCTCGGTGGAGGACACCATCTACCTGGTGGGCGGCTACACCCACCAACTGGAGGCGGGGCGGCGGCAGCGGAGGCCCAGCCAGACGGAGGACGTCCTGTCGGTTCAGTCGTACAACGTGTCGACGGGGGAGTGGATCCAGCTGAAGGAGAACGCGTCCAAGTCGGGTTTGAACCTGACCTGCACGCTGCACAACGATGGCGTCTACATCATGAGCCGCGACATCGGGCTGCCCACCTGCCTGGACCACCGCGTCTTCCTCAAATACAACATATTCTCTGACGCCTGGGAGGCCTTCAGGCGCTTCCCGGCTCTGGGTCAGAACATGCTGCTGTGTTCGCTTTACCTCCCCAACACGCTATGA
- the LOC102232328 gene encoding UPF0577 protein KIAA1324-like yields the protein MWGAVRTSCFSRCLLSIHLLFLLLLIISAHRSAASADGDLQPCDKGDYYYQYTECDSTGSRWRVAIPLSPGSCSDLPSPTRGTDCSFSCPAGMFLEMSSQLCTPCAAGSYSLGSGLRFDQWDAIPAGFTSLASFLDPGPNGEDIQACNSSSWTPQGVYLESNRDECTVSLVYAVHLEKQGSVSFNYQYPDNNIFFEFYVQNEQCQEMSQTDDQKWIKVTSSGEWGTHTVSLKSGTNILYWRTTGILVGGKMVKPVLLKNIQIEGVAYTSECFPCRPGWFSPMPGSSSCQACPSNTYSRKGASACSACPEHYYSHEGWAECKVRPPCSEKDYFQIHTACDSEGKTQVLYRWVEPKICVENVTGAVKLPATGQREPCPPCNPGYYNSNDSTCLPCPPGTHSDGIYACVECPAGTEPVLGYEYKWWNVLPSNMKTSCFNVGNSKCDDMNGWEVAGDHIRSGAGSSDNDYLILSLTAPGFKVPASLSGMTGGEIGKITFVFETICSADCELYFMMDVNRKSTTVVESWQGSKGKQAFSHSMTRNASVTYTWAFQRTSHALDVRRYVSDTVKIYSIKVTNVLDGVASACRACALVPQNSQRAGSSCVPCPAGFFIDRETNRCQECPANTHLAGRHTYGQDACIACGPGSISNKEHSRCFSDCFFTHTENNRTLTFDLSPMSNVASLILGPSFTSKGTKYLHLFNVSLCGHEGKRAAVCTDNVTDVSSKDDQSDLSQFVNTVDSFLCQSTIIPGDGRGFRMAISSQSISLADTFIGATVDTVLSGVNAKPDLFPENPNDVLDINFFYRSTQATASCDQGRSSVITVRCDPEASDRGELSVPSSCPAGTCDGCTFHFLWQSASACPRCTEADYHLIEGACRGGIQETLYVWNEPKLCTEGVALPSRSSAPCEVIALWLKVGLGVGAFVAVLLVSLTFYFWKKNKRLEYKYSRLVMSANKECELPAADSCALAEGEEAEDDVVYTQKPSLLGKLRAIASKHEGGESSESVQLNSSHADRWVLG from the exons ATGTGGGGGGCGGTGCGCACCTCCTGCTTCTCCCGCTGCCTCCTTTCCatccacctcctcttcctcctgctcctcatCATCAGCGCTCACAGATCAGCAGCGTCAGCCGATGGAGACTTGCAGCCGTGCGACAAG GGAGATTACTACTACCAGTACACAGAGTGTGACAGCACCGGGTCAAGATGGCGGGTCGCCATCCCGCTCAGTCCAGGCTCCTGTTCGGACCTCCCCTCTCCAACCAGAGGAACAGACTGCT CCTTCTCCTGTCCGGCTGGGATGTTTCTGGAGATGTCGTCCCAGTTGTGCACGCCCTGTGCAGCCGGTTCTTACTCTCTGGGCAGCGGACTGAGGTTCGACCAATGGGACGCCATTCCTGCGGGCTTCACCAGCCTGGCCAGCTTTTTGGATCCTGGGCCAAATGGAGAGGACATTCAGGCCTGTAACAg ctcatCATGGACGCCGCAGGGTGTGTACCTGGAGTCCAACCGCGACGAGTGCACAGTGTCCCTAGTTTACGCCGTCCATCTGGAAAAACAAGGATCCGTCTCGTTCAACTATCAGTATCCAGAcaacaacattttctttgagttttat gtccagaacgAGCAATGCCAAGAAATGTCCCAGACTGACGACCAGAAGTGGATTAAAGTCACTAGCAGTGGAGAATGGGGAACCCATACA GTGAGCCTGAAGTCGGGGACAAACATCCTGTACTGGAGAACGACGGGGATACTGGTGGGAGGGAAGATGGTGAAACCGGTTCTGCTGAAGAACATCCAAATAGAGG GTGTCGCCTACACGTCTGAGTGTTTTCCATGTCGGCCCGGCTGGTTCAGCCCGATGCCCGGTTCCTCATCCTGCCAAGCGTGTCCTAGCAACACTTACTCTAGAAAGGGAGCGTCCGCCTGTTCAGCCTGCCCTGAACACTACTACTCAC ATGAGGGCTGGGCTGAATGTAAGGTGAGACCGCCGTGCTCAGAGAAAGATTACTTCCAGATTCACACAGCCTGCGACAGCGAGGGAAAG ACGCAGGTGCTGTATCGATGGGTGGAGCCAAAAATCTGCGTGGAGAACGTGACGGGGGCCGTCAAGCTGCCTGCGACCGGACAGAGAGAGCCGTGCCCGCCCTGCAACCCCGGATACTACAACAGCAACGACTCCACCTGTCTGCCCTGCCCACCTGGAACACACTCTGACGGCATCTacg CGTGCGTCGAGTGTCCTGCAGGCACCGAACCCGTGTTGGGTTACGAGTACAAATGGTGGAACGTGCTGCCGTCCAACATGAAGACGTCTTGCTTCAATGTGGGGAACTCCAAATGCGACGATATGAACG GATGGGAGGTCGCTGGAGATCACATCCGCAGCGGGGCAGGAAGTTCGGACAACGATTACCTCATCCTCAGTCTCACTGCTCCTGGATTTAA gGTGCCGGCGTCGCTCTCAGGGATGACCGGTGGAGAGATCGGAAAAATCACATTTGTGTTCGAGACGATCTGCTCTGCTGACTGTGAGCTCTACTTCATGATg gatgTGAACAGGAAGAGCACCACAGTGGTGGAGTCCTGGCAGGGCAGTAAGGGGAAGCAGGCGttttcccacagcatgacgaGAAACGCCTCTGTGACGTACACCTGGGCCTTTCAGAGGACGAGCCACGCTTTGGAT GTGCGCCGTTACGTCAGCGACACGGTGAAGATCTACTCCATCAAGGTGACCAACGTCCTGGACGGGGTGGCGTCGGCGTGCCGGGCCTGCGCTCTCGTCCCGCAGAACTCGCAGCGCGCCGGCTCTTCCTGCGTTCCCTGCCCCGCCGGGTTCTTCATCGACCGGGAGACCAACAGGTGCCAGGAGTGTCCGGCCAACACACACCTGGCTGGGCGGCACACCTACGGCCAGGACGCCTGCATCGCCTGTGGACCAGGAAGCATCAGCAACAAG GAGCATTCCCGCTGCTTCAGCGACTGCTTTTTCACCCACACCGAGAACAACAGAacgctgacctttgacctcagccCCATGAGTAACGTGGCTTCGCTGATATTGGGGCCAAGTTTCACCTCTAAAGGCACAAAGTATCTACACCTGTTCAACGTGAGCCTCTGTGGCCATGAG GGAAAACGAGCTGCCGTCTGCACCGATAACGTCACCGACGTGTCCAGCAAAGACGACCAGAGTGACCTGTCTCAGTTCGTCAACACGGTGGACAGCTTCCTGTGCCAGTCGACCATCATCCCAGGAGATGGGCGGGGCTTCAGGATGGCCATCTCCTCCCAGTCCATCAGCCTGGCTGACACATTCATAG GAGCAACAGTGGACACGGTTCTCAGCGGAGTGAACGCCAAACCGGATCTGTTCCCAGAAAATCCAAACGACGTTCTGGACATCAACTTCTTCTACAG GTCAACGCAGGCGACGGCGTCCTGTGATCAGGGTCGAAGTTCAGTCATCACGGTTCGCTGTGACCCGGAAGCGTCAGACAGAGGAGAACTTTCTGTGCCCAG ctcctgtCCTGCAGGGACGTGTGACGGATGCACGTTTCACTTCCTGTGGCAGAGCGCCAGCGCCTGTCCGCGCTGCACCGAGGCCGACTACCACCTGATAGAGGGAGCCTGCAGGGGGGGAATCCAG GAAACGCTGTACGTGTGGAACGAACCGAAGCTGTGCACCGAAGGCGTGGCGCTGCCTTCTCGAAGCTCCGCCCCCTGCGAGGTCATCGCTCTGTGGCTGAAGGTTGGGCTCGGCGTCGGAGCCTTCGTCGCCGTGCTGCTCGTCTCCCTCACCTTCTActtctggaagaaaaacaagag GTTGGAGTATAAATACTCTCGTCTGGTGATGTCCGCCAACAAGGAGTGTGAGCTTCCAGCTGCAGACAGCTGTGCACTGGCGGAAGGAGAGGAGGCCGAAGACGACGTGGTTTACACCCAGAAACCCTCCCTGCTGGGGAAACTCAGGGCCATCGCCAGCAAG caTGAGGGCGGAGAGAGCAGCGAGTCGGTGCAGCTGAACTCCTCCCATGCCGATCGATGGGTCCTGGGATAA